The Panicum hallii strain FIL2 chromosome 9, PHallii_v3.1, whole genome shotgun sequence genome has a window encoding:
- the LOC112877918 gene encoding uncharacterized protein LOC112877918 — protein MLRRRRAAAALLLILVAAAAAEEEAALLPAEPMELYFSPAELARIAGYGEEPVSSVLVSGQVACELCLRSGSDLLAFELPGAKIALLCKTDGPNDQVADSAFATTDEFGNFTIDLPSQLHATANLERACTVKVLQLPADSSCRLRHCPSTTYGLRLSSEEDGVRAYTTGVIRLQNSDTPHDKCVSVEERTERR, from the exons ATGCTGCGCCGGAGAAGAGCGGCTGCCGCTTTGCTCCTCATCCTtgtcgcggcggcggctgcggaggAGGAAGCAGCGTTGCTGCCGGCGGAGCCGATGGAGCTCTACTTCTCGCCTGCGGAGCTGGCGCGCATCGCGGGGTACGGCGAGGAGCCCGTTTCGTCGGTGTTGGTGTCCGGCCAAGTCGCCTGCGAGCTCTGCCTCCGTTCCGGCTCCGACCTCCTCGCCTTCGAGCTGCCAG GTGCTAAGATAGCCCTACTCTGTAAAACTGACGGACCCAACGATCAAGTGGCTGACTCTGCATTTGCAACGACTGACGAGTTTGGCAACTTCACAATAGATCTCCCTTCCCAGCTCCACGCCACAGCAAATCTGGAGAGGGCTTGCACTGTGAAGGTGCTCCAGCTCCCCGCGGACTCCTCATGCCGCCTCCGACACTGCCCCAGCACCACCTATGGCCTCAGGCTATCTTCTGAGGAAGATGGTGTTCGAGCCTACACCACCGGGGTGATACGGTTGCAAAACAGTGATACGCCGCATGACAAGTGTGTGAGTGTAGAGGAAAGAACTGAAAGAAGATGA